One segment of Amycolatopsis alba DSM 44262 DNA contains the following:
- the pheT gene encoding phenylalanine--tRNA ligase subunit beta, with translation MKVPASWLTEHLDVDEEVTAQDLADAFVRIGIEVDDVRKLEPVTGPLVVGRVAEIEELTEFKKPVRFCRVDVGESEDAEADKPDENLDDDEDDDEGPFEDDGPAGIRTRGIICGATNFAEGDLVVVALPGTVLPGGFEIGSRKTYGRLSDGMICSARELGIGDDHSGILVLPPSTASPGEDANKLLELDDTVLEVTPTPDRGYTLSVCGLARELSNALDVPFGDPASIEVPEAESDAWPVRLEDTEGCKRFVLRRVKNLDATAPTPWWMRRRLMLAGIRSISLAVDVTNYVMLELGHPLHAFATGSVKGDLVVRKAKPGEKLTTLDDVERTLDTDDVIIADDSGVISLAGTMGGASTEITPESTDVLLEAAHWDPSSISRTARRHKLFSEAAKRFERYTDPQLCAAAVELAARLLRQYGEGSILPGRTDEGGVGPNQPVTMPISLPDHVAGVRYERGVTVKRLSQIGCKVNVGTSEDGTALVTAVPPSWRGDLVQPADLVEEVLRLEGYDSIPSVLPDAPAGRGLTDEQRRRRSVARALAENGYVEVLPFPFISGSVWDAFGLPEDDVRRRTVRVRNPLEADKDRMASTLLPGLLEILQRNISRGFKDVSLFHIGQVVLPGSNPIPMPSLGVDRRPTDEELAVLEAAVPPQPLHVAVVLAGQRGRAGWWGEGEQANWADAVQAARLVAQAAGVELTTAAADQPPWHPGRCAQLRVGQWPVGYAGELHPKVVEALGLPPRTVAMELDLDAIPIPDSRPAPRISAYPPVLLDVALVAEDGVPSADLAEALREGAGELLEDITLFDSYQGEQLGEGKRSVAYKLRFRAADRTLTVDEATKARDAAVALAGERFGASLRA, from the coding sequence GTGAAGGTCCCAGCCAGCTGGCTGACCGAACACCTCGACGTCGACGAGGAGGTCACGGCCCAGGATCTGGCCGATGCCTTCGTGCGCATCGGCATCGAGGTCGACGACGTCCGGAAGCTCGAACCGGTCACGGGCCCGCTCGTGGTCGGCAGGGTCGCCGAGATCGAGGAGCTCACCGAGTTCAAGAAGCCGGTCCGCTTCTGCCGTGTCGACGTCGGCGAGTCTGAAGACGCCGAAGCCGACAAGCCGGACGAGAACCTCGACGACGACGAGGACGACGACGAAGGCCCGTTCGAAGACGACGGCCCCGCGGGCATCAGGACCCGCGGGATCATCTGCGGTGCCACGAACTTCGCCGAGGGCGACCTGGTCGTCGTCGCGCTGCCCGGCACGGTGCTGCCCGGCGGTTTCGAGATCGGTTCGCGCAAGACCTACGGCCGGCTCAGCGACGGCATGATCTGCTCCGCGCGCGAACTCGGCATCGGGGACGACCACTCCGGCATCCTGGTGCTGCCGCCGAGCACCGCCAGCCCCGGTGAGGACGCGAACAAGCTGCTCGAGCTCGACGACACCGTCCTCGAGGTGACACCGACCCCGGACCGCGGGTACACCCTGTCGGTCTGCGGCCTGGCCCGCGAGCTGTCCAACGCGCTCGACGTCCCGTTCGGCGACCCGGCGTCCATCGAGGTCCCCGAGGCCGAGAGCGACGCCTGGCCGGTGCGCCTCGAAGACACCGAGGGCTGCAAGCGGTTCGTCCTGCGCCGGGTGAAGAACCTCGACGCGACGGCGCCGACGCCGTGGTGGATGCGCCGTCGCCTGATGCTGGCGGGGATCCGGTCGATCTCGCTCGCGGTCGACGTGACCAACTACGTCATGCTCGAGCTCGGACATCCGCTGCACGCGTTCGCGACCGGTTCGGTCAAGGGCGATCTGGTGGTGCGCAAGGCGAAGCCGGGCGAGAAACTGACCACTTTGGACGATGTCGAGCGCACGCTCGACACCGACGACGTGATCATCGCCGACGACAGCGGGGTCATCTCGCTGGCGGGCACGATGGGTGGCGCGTCGACCGAGATCACGCCGGAGAGCACCGACGTGCTGCTCGAAGCGGCGCACTGGGATCCGTCGTCGATCAGCCGGACGGCCCGCCGTCACAAGCTGTTCTCCGAGGCGGCCAAGCGGTTCGAGCGCTACACCGACCCGCAGCTGTGCGCGGCGGCCGTCGAGCTCGCCGCCCGTCTGCTGCGTCAGTACGGCGAAGGCTCGATCCTGCCCGGCCGCACCGACGAGGGCGGCGTCGGGCCGAACCAGCCGGTCACCATGCCGATCAGCCTCCCCGACCACGTGGCCGGGGTGCGCTACGAGCGCGGTGTCACGGTCAAACGGCTCTCGCAGATCGGCTGCAAGGTCAACGTGGGCACCTCCGAGGACGGCACCGCGCTGGTGACCGCGGTCCCGCCGAGCTGGCGCGGTGACCTGGTGCAGCCCGCGGACCTGGTCGAGGAGGTACTCCGGCTGGAGGGCTACGACAGCATCCCCTCGGTGCTGCCCGACGCCCCGGCAGGCCGTGGTCTCACCGACGAGCAGCGCCGCCGTCGTTCGGTCGCGCGTGCGCTGGCGGAGAACGGTTACGTCGAGGTACTGCCCTTCCCGTTCATCTCGGGCTCGGTCTGGGATGCGTTCGGGCTGCCCGAGGACGACGTCCGCCGCCGCACCGTCCGGGTCCGCAACCCGCTGGAAGCGGACAAGGACCGGATGGCGAGCACCTTGCTGCCGGGGCTGCTGGAGATCCTGCAGCGCAACATTTCCCGTGGCTTCAAGGATGTTTCGCTGTTCCACATCGGACAGGTCGTGCTGCCGGGGTCGAACCCGATCCCGATGCCTTCGCTCGGGGTGGACCGGCGCCCGACCGACGAGGAGCTCGCGGTCCTCGAAGCGGCCGTCCCGCCGCAGCCGCTGCACGTCGCCGTCGTGCTCGCGGGCCAGCGTGGCCGCGCGGGCTGGTGGGGCGAGGGCGAGCAGGCGAACTGGGCCGACGCGGTGCAGGCCGCACGGCTGGTGGCGCAGGCCGCCGGTGTCGAGCTGACCACGGCCGCGGCGGACCAGCCGCCGTGGCACCCCGGCCGCTGCGCGCAGCTGCGGGTGGGGCAGTGGCCCGTCGGTTACGCCGGCGAGCTGCACCCGAAGGTCGTCGAGGCGCTCGGGCTGCCGCCGCGCACCGTCGCGATGGAACTCGACCTGGACGCGATCCCGATCCCGGACAGCCGTCCGGCGCCGCGGATCTCGGCGTACCCGCCGGTGCTGCTCGACGTCGCCCTCGTCGCCGAGGACGGCGTGCCGTCGGCGGACTTGGCCGAGGCGCTGCGCGAAGGTGCGGGCGAGCTGCTCGAGGACATCACGCTGTTCGACTCCTACCAGGGTGAACAGCTGGGCGAGGGCAAGCGTTCGGTGGCGTACAAGCTGCGGTTCCGTGCCGCGGACCGCACGCTGACCGTCGACGAGGCCACCAAGGCTCGCGACGCCGCCGTCGCTCTCGCCGGTGAGCGCTTCGGCGCCAGCCTGCGAGCCTGA
- the pheS gene encoding phenylalanine--tRNA ligase subunit alpha: MSEANDKQDPQAGALAPETLTAAVKQAETDFAAAADLDALAAVKPAHLGDQSPLLLARREIGALPKQEKAEAGKRVNEARQGIQAAFDDRRAVLQVERDERVLREETVDVTLPWDRVPRGARHPIATLSERIADAFVAMGYEVADGPELEAEWFNFDALNFGKDHPARQLQDTFYLGEEDSGLVLRTHTSPVQARTLLHRDLPVYIVCPGRTYRTDELDSTHTPVFSQVEGLAVDKGLTMAHLKGTLDAFARAMFGESSKTRLRPHFFPFTEPSAEVDVWFEQKKGGPGWVEWGGCGMVNPNVLRACGVDPETYSGFAFGMGIERTLQFRNGIPDMRDMVEGDIRFTLPFGTEA; encoded by the coding sequence ATGTCCGAAGCCAACGACAAGCAGGACCCCCAGGCGGGAGCCCTCGCGCCGGAAACGTTGACGGCCGCCGTCAAGCAGGCCGAGACGGATTTCGCGGCCGCGGCGGATCTCGACGCGCTGGCCGCGGTCAAACCCGCCCACCTCGGGGACCAGTCTCCGCTGCTCCTCGCCCGCCGCGAGATCGGCGCGCTGCCGAAGCAGGAGAAGGCCGAGGCAGGCAAGAGGGTCAACGAAGCACGTCAAGGCATCCAAGCCGCCTTCGACGACCGTCGTGCCGTGCTCCAGGTCGAACGTGACGAAAGGGTGCTCCGCGAGGAGACCGTCGACGTCACGCTCCCCTGGGACCGGGTGCCCCGCGGCGCCCGGCACCCCATCGCGACCCTGTCGGAGCGGATCGCCGACGCGTTCGTCGCGATGGGCTACGAGGTCGCCGACGGGCCGGAGCTCGAGGCCGAGTGGTTCAACTTCGACGCCCTGAACTTCGGCAAGGACCACCCCGCGCGCCAGCTGCAGGACACGTTCTACCTCGGTGAGGAGGACTCCGGCCTGGTGCTGCGGACGCACACTTCGCCGGTGCAGGCCCGCACGCTGCTGCACCGCGACCTGCCCGTGTACATCGTGTGCCCTGGCCGCACCTACCGGACCGACGAGCTCGACTCCACGCACACCCCGGTGTTCTCGCAGGTCGAAGGGCTCGCGGTGGACAAGGGCCTGACGATGGCGCATCTCAAGGGCACCCTCGACGCTTTCGCCCGCGCGATGTTCGGCGAAAGCTCGAAGACCCGCTTGCGCCCGCACTTCTTCCCGTTCACCGAGCCGTCGGCCGAGGTCGACGTCTGGTTCGAGCAGAAGAAGGGCGGACCGGGCTGGGTCGAATGGGGTGGCTGCGGCATGGTCAACCCCAACGTCCTGCGTGCCTGCGGTGTCGATCCCGAGACTTACTCGGGCTTCGCCTTCGGCATGGGTATCGAGCGCACCCTGCAGTTCCGCAACGGAATCCCGGACATGCGCGACATGGTGGAGGGCGACATCAGGTTCACCCTGCCCTTCGGAACGGAGGCCTGA
- a CDS encoding DUF6159 family protein has translation MGRIARSFALFGASWRVLRSRKELAVFPVLAAVAGLLVAAVFLGSGYWISHTEIADHSRLTPGSYVMIGLFYLAAAFVTVFFNAALISQADVALRGDDPRVAAGLAEAGRRWLPLLGWSVVTATVTLILREIEQRFGFIGLLVGRLAGAAWNLITYLVLPVMMIEDAGVRHGAKRSAELLKRTWGEQAAGRLGIGLVGVLLSLAGFAVFLGAGFLLGGTITIFVALGISLVWAFLVSILCTTLSGIYQTALYRYAADGVVPDEFGKVDFEGAFAGR, from the coding sequence ATGGGGCGTATCGCCCGTTCCTTTGCCTTGTTCGGTGCTTCTTGGCGAGTTCTGCGGTCCCGTAAGGAACTCGCGGTCTTCCCGGTGCTCGCCGCCGTCGCAGGCCTGCTGGTCGCGGCCGTGTTCCTCGGGTCGGGTTACTGGATCTCCCACACCGAGATCGCCGACCATTCCCGGCTGACGCCCGGTTCGTACGTGATGATCGGCCTGTTCTACCTCGCGGCCGCGTTCGTCACGGTGTTCTTCAACGCCGCGCTCATCTCGCAGGCCGACGTCGCGCTGCGCGGTGACGACCCCCGCGTGGCCGCCGGGCTGGCCGAGGCCGGACGCCGCTGGCTGCCCCTGCTGGGCTGGTCGGTGGTGACGGCGACGGTCACCTTGATCCTCCGGGAGATCGAGCAGCGGTTCGGGTTCATCGGCCTCCTCGTCGGCAGGCTGGCCGGGGCCGCCTGGAACCTGATCACGTACCTGGTCCTGCCGGTCATGATGATCGAGGACGCGGGCGTCCGGCACGGGGCCAAGCGCTCGGCGGAGCTGCTCAAGCGGACCTGGGGCGAGCAGGCGGCCGGGCGGCTCGGCATCGGGCTGGTCGGTGTCCTGCTGTCGCTGGCCGGGTTCGCCGTCTTCCTGGGCGCCGGTTTCCTGCTCGGTGGCACCATCACGATCTTCGTCGCCCTCGGGATTTCACTCGTGTGGGCGTTCTTGGTCTCCATCCTCTGCACGACGTTGTCGGGGATCTACCAGACCGCCTTGTACCGCTACGCCGCAGACGGCGTCGTTCCCGACGAGTTCGGCAAGGTGGACTTCGAGGGCGCCTTCGCCGGGCGCTGA
- a CDS encoding TrmH family RNA methyltransferase, with protein MTGDSALPQPEAAPFTERTPRVVAARKLTRRAEREKTGRFLAEGANAVEAALEDGGKVYELFVTERAAAQHGRLLVAARDAGVPVSPITDRAADGLSETVTPQGIVAVCAHVDRPQETVLKPGAKLVVVLVDVADPGNAGTVIRVADAAGADAVVLAGDSVDPHNGKCVRAAAGSLFHPAITRIRDVDAALKACSAAGLRTFGAHGYADTELDQVTFDEPTAWVFGNEAHGLRHDVLESVDLAVKIPMYGRAESLNLATAAAICVYTNAMASRAAR; from the coding sequence CTGACCGGCGACAGCGCTCTTCCGCAACCCGAGGCGGCTCCGTTCACCGAACGGACGCCTCGGGTTGTTGCTGCGCGCAAGCTCACCCGCCGGGCCGAGCGGGAGAAGACCGGCCGGTTCCTCGCCGAGGGCGCGAACGCCGTCGAGGCCGCCCTCGAAGACGGCGGCAAGGTGTACGAGCTGTTCGTGACCGAGCGCGCCGCCGCGCAGCACGGGCGGCTGCTCGTCGCCGCGCGCGACGCGGGCGTGCCGGTCTCGCCGATCACCGACCGCGCCGCCGACGGACTGTCCGAGACCGTGACACCGCAAGGCATCGTCGCGGTCTGCGCGCACGTCGACCGTCCACAGGAGACTGTCCTCAAGCCGGGCGCCAAGCTCGTCGTCGTCCTCGTCGACGTCGCGGACCCCGGAAACGCGGGCACCGTGATCCGGGTCGCGGACGCCGCCGGCGCCGACGCGGTCGTCCTCGCGGGAGACAGCGTCGACCCGCACAACGGCAAATGCGTCCGCGCCGCCGCCGGTAGCCTGTTCCACCCCGCCATCACCCGGATCCGGGACGTCGACGCGGCCTTGAAGGCCTGCTCCGCCGCCGGGCTCCGCACTTTCGGCGCGCACGGCTACGCCGACACCGAACTCGATCAAGTGACGTTCGACGAGCCCACCGCCTGGGTGTTCGGCAACGAGGCGCACGGATTGCGCCACGACGTCCTGGAGTCGGTCGATCTCGCGGTCAAGATCCCGATGTACGGCCGGGCGGAGAGCCTGAACCTCGCGACGGCCGCCGCGATCTGCGTGTACACCAACGCGATGGCGTCGCGCGCGGCTCGCTAG
- the rplT gene encoding 50S ribosomal protein L20: MARVKRAVNAQKKRRATLELASGYRGQRSRLYRKAKEQTLHSLNYAYRDRRARKGDFRQLWITRINAAARANGVTYNRFIQGLKAAGVEVDRKILADLAVNDAAAFTALAELAKANVNTEEKKSA, translated from the coding sequence GTGGCACGCGTCAAGAGGGCTGTCAACGCCCAGAAGAAGCGTCGCGCGACTCTCGAGCTCGCCAGCGGCTACCGCGGCCAGCGCTCGAGGCTGTACCGCAAGGCGAAGGAGCAGACGCTTCACTCGCTGAACTACGCCTACCGGGACCGCCGTGCCCGCAAGGGTGACTTCCGCCAGCTGTGGATCACCCGCATCAACGCGGCCGCCCGCGCCAACGGCGTGACCTACAACCGGTTCATCCAGGGCCTCAAGGCCGCGGGTGTCGAGGTCGACCGCAAGATCCTCGCGGACCTCGCCGTCAACGACGCCGCCGCGTTCACCGCGCTGGCCGAGCTGGCCAAGGCGAACGTGAACACCGAAGAGAAGAAGTCGGCCTGA
- the rpmI gene encoding 50S ribosomal protein L35: MPKMKTHSGTSKRVRVTGSGKLRRQKAGRRHLMEKKSNRLTRRLEGTTEIAKNDVGRVKRLLGR; this comes from the coding sequence ATGCCGAAGATGAAGACGCACAGCGGGACGTCCAAGCGTGTCCGCGTCACGGGTTCGGGCAAGCTGCGCCGCCAGAAGGCCGGCCGCCGCCACCTGATGGAGAAGAAGTCCAACAGGCTCACCCGTCGCCTCGAAGGCACGACCGAGATCGCCAAGAACGACGTCGGCCGCGTCAAGCGCCTTCTCGGCCGCTGA
- the infC gene encoding translation initiation factor IF-3 — protein MSSETRINDRIRVPEVRLVGPAGEQVGIVRIEDALRLAQENDLDLVEVAPQARPPVCKLMDFGKFKYESAQKARESRRNQQLTVIKEQKLRPKIDQHDYETKKGHVSRFLAAGNKVKVTIMFRGREQSRPELGFRLLQKLADEVTELGFVESSPKQDGRNMIMVLAPHKNVKPQKAAKAAKDDSSEPPADA, from the coding sequence ATCAGCTCCGAGACACGCATCAACGACCGAATCCGGGTGCCGGAAGTCCGACTCGTCGGGCCCGCCGGTGAACAGGTCGGCATCGTCCGGATCGAAGATGCGCTGCGGCTGGCACAGGAGAACGATCTCGACCTCGTCGAGGTTGCTCCGCAGGCACGCCCGCCCGTATGCAAGCTCATGGACTTCGGCAAGTTCAAGTACGAGAGCGCGCAGAAGGCCCGCGAGTCCCGCCGCAACCAGCAGCTCACCGTCATCAAAGAGCAGAAGCTGCGGCCGAAGATCGACCAGCACGACTACGAGACCAAAAAGGGTCACGTGTCGCGGTTCCTCGCCGCCGGCAACAAGGTCAAGGTCACGATCATGTTCCGTGGTCGCGAGCAGTCCCGGCCGGAACTCGGTTTCCGTCTGCTGCAGAAGCTCGCCGACGAGGTGACGGAACTCGGTTTCGTCGAGTCGTCGCCGAAGCAGGACGGCCGCAACATGATCATGGTGTTGGCCCCGCACAAGAACGTGAAGCCGCAGAAGGCCGCGAAGGCAGCCAAGGACGATTCGTCCGAGCCGCCCGCCGACGCGTAG
- a CDS encoding DUF1844 domain-containing protein — protein MSDEPVQQPPYSPDVRDLEDIPSVEVISRAAVMLLSAGAERLGLADEDPATSPHRDLDEARRLITALAGLVTASAEYLGLHAGPLRDGLQSLQKAFREASAVPDAPGQGPGEKYTGPVY, from the coding sequence GTGTCAGATGAACCCGTTCAGCAACCCCCGTATTCCCCGGACGTCCGCGACCTGGAGGACATCCCGAGCGTCGAGGTGATCAGCAGGGCGGCCGTCATGCTGCTGTCCGCCGGCGCCGAACGCCTCGGCCTCGCGGACGAGGATCCGGCCACCTCACCGCACCGCGACCTCGACGAGGCTCGTCGCCTGATCACCGCCCTCGCCGGGCTGGTGACCGCTTCGGCAGAGTACCTCGGCCTGCACGCGGGCCCGTTGCGTGACGGCCTGCAGTCGCTGCAGAAGGCGTTCCGTGAGGCTTCGGCCGTGCCGGACGCCCCCGGACAAGGACCGGGCGAAAAGTACACGGGCCCGGTCTACTAG